From the genome of Vicia villosa cultivar HV-30 ecotype Madison, WI linkage group LG2, Vvil1.0, whole genome shotgun sequence, one region includes:
- the LOC131647340 gene encoding albumin-1 D-like, with amino-acid sequence MASVKFASMGVLMLAIFCMVMTKNVGACPPLCSPLEWTPCGSSDCRCFLFAPFTGYCTSAGTKSVEEHPNVCQFHVDCTEKKTGTFCARYPNPNIKHGWCFASKSEAEDVLFKFFSNYNVANGLENIAIA; translated from the exons ATGGCTTCTGTTAAGTTTGCTTCTATGGGTGTCTTGATGCTTGCAATATTTT GCATGGTCATGACAAAGAACGTAGGAGCTTGTCCACCTCTTTGTAGTCCACTTGAATGGACACCATGTGGCTCTTCAGATTGTCGATGTTTTCTTTTTGCTCCATTTACAGGTTACTGCACAAGTGCAGGTACGAAATCGGTTGAAGAACATCCTAATGTATGTCAGTTTCATGTTGATTGCACAGAGAAGAAAACCGGAACCTTTTGTGCTCgttatcctaatcctaatattaAACACGGATGGTGTTTTGCCTCTAAATCTGAAGCAGAAGATGTATTATTCAAGTTTTTCTCAAACTATAACGTCGCAAATGGCTTGGAAAATATTGCCATCGCTTGA
- the LOC131650568 gene encoding uncharacterized protein LOC131650568: MSVAEEWGPVAEEEVIVAEEQVPRVKESVAVVKEWVVEERVVEDTDTTTVASMEPLVHTDGAFPGGPSNMSVLKRYADHVAYRIWQGERPVLKLTSHRSKLNNFLERPMLEQVARIFRNFHLMDFTGCSLTMLDTSLLSAFVKRWDQATEVHMVIDAFEVDELVVLKEFGDTRGFHLMMSWLRKVYKELANTRRHQAIGVTILTMLYMALDDASRPDNRQLAGYLSLLQRWIYEHFPHICERKTQHCAAIDHCARRWKARQTLPRGVIEYRRRLDALILDVVIWILYTGYVIWESHVSRHLPERCLRQYGYIQGIPRPVPETPDGSSDRPSGTRSSSDPPPPPSPPVGDQDSCLQYIVVHLDTLMGLVNPDAEVHSILARLTDVVRGGPM; the protein is encoded by the exons ATGTCTGTTGCTGAGGAGTGGGGGCCTGTTGCCGAGGAGGAGGTTATTGTTGCTGAGGAGCAAGTGCCTAGAGTTAAGGAGTCGGTGGCTGTGGTTAAGGAGTGGGTTGTTGAGGAACGGGTGGTGGAGGATACAGACACCACCACAGTTGCATCTATGGAGCCATTAGTACATACTGATGGAGCTTTTCCCGGAGGACCTTCTAACATGTCTGTTTTGAAAAGATATGCTGACCATGTTGCTTATAGGATATGGCAGGGCGAG CGTCCAGTGCTGAAGCTCACTTCTCACAGGTCGAAGTTGAATAACTTCCTCGAGAGACCGATGCTTGAGCAGGTGGCGAGGATATTTCGGAACTTCCATTTGATGGACTTTACTGGATGCTCTCTGACAATGCTGGACACCTCTCTATTATCAGCTTTTGTTAAGAGATG GGACCAGGCGACGGAGGTGCACATGGTGATAGATGCTTTTGAGGTTGATGAACTGGTTGTGCTTAAGGAGTTTGGTGACACTCGGGGCTTTCACCTCATGATGTCTTGGTTGAGGAAGGTTTATAAGGAGCTTGCCAATACAAGGAGGCACCAGGCTATC GGAGTGACAATATTGACGATGTTGTACATGGCACTTGATGACGCATCTCGTCCTGACAACAGACAGCTTGCTGGTTATTTGAGCTTGTTACAG CGTTGGATCTACGAGCATTTCCCTCACATCTGTGAGCGGAAGACCCAGCATTGTGCAGCTATTGACCATTGTGCGAGGAGGTGGAAGGCCAGACAGACCCTTCCAAGAGGGGTGATTGAGTACAGGAGGAGGCTGGATGCTCTGATACTGGATGTGGTCATCTGGATATTGTATACAG GGTATGTCATATGGGAGAGCCATGTGTCTAGACACTTGCCTGAGAGGTGTCTACGTCAGTATGGTTATATACAGGGCATCCCACGGCCGGTCCCAGAGACTCCAGATGGTAGCAGTGATC GGCCTTCAGGTACCAGGTCTTCTTctgatccaccaccaccaccttcacCTCCCGTAGGTGACCAGGACAGCTGTCTGCAGTACATCGTCGTTCACTTGGATACCCTCATGGGTTTGGTGAACCCTGATGCTGAGGTTCACAGTATTTTAGCTAGATTGACGGATGTTGTCCGTGGAGGACCTATGTAG
- the LOC131652851 gene encoding uncharacterized protein At5g19025: protein MVYFHSSISLCKSVDQPPIPSMANLIDFGSKFGSKSRQSSNFQRNRRSYNSSSSNSLQIPPCDRSRSAIVDVVIFIAVVCACGYLFFPYIEFVVVNSIQITSMVLFLIKEEFSIAPSIYISIGLSVACAVFATWGVVVCTTNKCGNRNCKGLKKAAEFDIQLETEDCVKNSPSIVKDGGVCKKGLFELPRDHHKELEAELKKMAPINGRAVLVLRARCGCSVGRLEVPGPKKLRKIKK from the coding sequence ATGGTCTATTTCCATAGCTCAATCTCTCTTTGTAAGTCAGTTGATCAACCTCCAATTCCATCCATGGCGAATTTGATTGATTTCGGTTCGAAATTCGGATCGAAATCGAGGCAAAGTAGTAACTTTCAAAGGAATCGGAGGAGTTATAATAGTTCATCATCGAATTCTCTTCAGATTCCGCCTTGTGATCGATCTAGATCAGCTATAGTTGATGTTGTTATCTTCATTGCTGTTGTTTGTGCTTGTGGCTATTTGTTCTTTCCTTACATAGAATTTGTAGTGGTTAATTCAATTCAGATTACAAGCATGGTGTTGTTTTTGATTAAGGAAGAGTTTTCGATCGCGCCTTCGATTTATATATCGATAGGATTGAGTGTTGCCTGTGCTGTGTTTGCTACTTGGGGTGTTGTTGTTTGCACGACAAACAAATGCGGTAATCGAAATTGTAAGGGTTTGAAGAAAGCTGCAGAGTTTGATATTCAATTAGAGACTGAGGATTGTGTGAAGAATTCGCCCTCTATTGTGAAAGATGGTGGTGTTTGTAAGAAGGGTTTATTCGAATTGCCTCGCGATCATCATAAGGAGCTTGAGGCGGAACTTAAGAAGATGGCGCCGATTAATGGAAGAGCTGTGCTTGTGCTGAGAGCTAGGTGTGGTTGTTCTGTTGGTAGGTTAGAAGTTCCGGGACCGAAGAAACTTCGAAAGATCAAGAAGTAG